A section of the Styela clava chromosome 9, kaStyClav1.hap1.2, whole genome shotgun sequence genome encodes:
- the LOC120339467 gene encoding lysophosphatidylserine lipase ABHD12-like yields MDKPGTMGFRTKLFSLWRNLTYSTIGRLFLLFYILFPIILKLFPSIFLHTVFSYKYKGPAVYMRLTNPERDWNFLGASNQYITSQSGNIIGIWHVPPPNTENPSLSKAEKVIIYCHGQSGNRASGHRTLFYEVLTNLGFHVVTFDYSGFGDSTGFPNGRNVKLDTISVYAWTIEQLQKTDAIIIVWGHSLGSGIMTYALAEFSANQHIQPPHGVVLESPFTSLTEASKSSKAFKLFDIMYPLIWRRIFNSSMEKHKIEFNTLKNLPKLSSNILILHAEDDPKVNVRLSQELYDNLMSGSKTAAKSVHFYKIASKYGLGHNLVYSFKHLKDIMTDFTDVLSGKVISEKVRYQQITV; encoded by the exons ATGGATAAACCAGGAACTATGGGGTTCAG GACAAAGTTATTTTCTCTTTGGAGGAATCTGACTTATTCAACTATTGGTCGTCTGTTCCTTTTATTCTACATTCTCTTTCCGATCATCCTGAAATTGTTTCCGAGTATTTTCCTTCACACTGTGTTTTCCTATAAGTATAAAG GCCCTGCTGTTTACATGCGTCTCACGAACCCTGAGAGAGATTGGAATTTTCTAGGAGCATCGAACCAATACATCACATCACAGAGTGGCAACATTATAGGAATCTGGCATGTACCTCCTCCGAATACTGAGAACCCTTCCCTTAGCAAGGCTG aGAAAGTAATCATCTACTGTCATGGACAATCTGGCAACAGGGCGTCGGGACATCGGACATTGTTTTATGAAGTTCTAACAAATCTCGGATTTCATGTCGTTACTTTTGATTACAGTGGATTTGGAGACTCAACAG GTTTTCCTAATGGTCGTAATGTCAAGCTGGACACAATAAGCGTTTATGCTTGGACCATAGAACAACTACAGAAAACAGACGCTATCATCATCGTATGGGGTCATTCCTTGGGTTCAGGGATCATGACCTATGCCCTTGCAGAATTCTCAGCTAATCAGCACATCCAACCACCACACGGTGTCGTATTAGAGTCACCGTTTACGTCATTAACCGAAGCTTCaaaaagtagcaaagcattcAAACTTTTTGATATCATGTACCCTCTCATTTGGAGACGGATTTTCAATTCTTCGATGGAAAAACACAAAATAGAATTCAACACTTTAAAAAACCTTCCTAAATTAtcgtcaaatattttaattctcCATGCTGAGGATGACCCGAAAGTCAACGTTCGGCTGTCACAGGAGCTGTATGATAACTTGATGAGCGGCTCAAAAACTGCTGCGAAATCGGtgcatttttataaaattgctTCCAAGTACGGTTTAGGTCATAATTTAGTTTATAGTTTCAAACATTTGAAAGATATCATGACTGATTTTACTGATGTTTTATCAGGAAAAGTGATCTCTGAAAAAGTTCGGTATCAGCAGATAACAGTTTGA
- the LOC120339526 gene encoding ubiquitin carboxyl-terminal hydrolase 31-like: MPSKREKQRRKTSFKTFGAFLTSHMMRKFTRKKYKKSAVDNDALEAGFIDHNSHHRSDGNLPQNGNTNGQNNLKNNGIPSETVSLSGKGAYSTSLNGTFAPPGVCGLANHGSTCYINAIVQCLSNTDLIAEYFVMGQYRADLKNARKERSKKYGTNGELADQLALLIKSLWMNNYDVSMTKGLKDIMCKYASQYKGCYQHDSQEFLLWLFDKVHEDLNIQPVKKAFSLSRASFRRKKKVADPAKMSAEAKDIQAQLDIVPTSFVQKVFQAHFRSTLTCPNCKRQSHTNDPFLCVSLPITQRTTRAIYVNVAYLNRSKRKGEGRKKHHASPRIVQQIAVAVALDGKVLQLRQLVAAECGIHSRLLTFVEYGEDGFGQSYGDDMLVSKIPQVSHTVSKLYALEMPAPMKMTAGTLPRNFASRHKKRASFGDGVSITKDVLTSPDGATALPKNVVIVLVNKKIDGKNSKVFGRPLIFHVSKDVLNEDLRSLIITKLSEFTKKGVNTEKILSVMKLHVVDGLPNKSLISQKSQQPLLTPTAETALQNCPAGGPLHIKLIAEWEKDDYCTIFEDIAQDTIEEQESVRLQRLIHQQPVTCTLQECFDLLTKPEELGIEDSWDCPHCHKAKQGTVKKLSLYTLPDVLIVHLKRFQAVNDKRNKLNTRVDFPIMGLDMSPYLLESSRPKTHQNGGAGHRLNGLRNHHVKNEECLYDLYAVCNHFGNLNSGHYTASCLNPLDGQWYNFDDRKTEVVSEENLSQQSVYILFYQRRSINPSAPCAGGSVSSLATSDHWALSLQQPTRQKASSQSRLNEYAVNSPMKSQTVLPVSNGIKKHHSQKVIKEVQGSKMPNGHASSSVHKDKEGVEKTSYSPKSPSGENRMSPNLSNGAIHSSPKSPNGGLKISNENNNSNRRVEYSQQAPKSSYRDAPKLHPSGRRYSGGYDLYRKEKELLMGSRRNEKERNSIKNRQYFSPQLDQRHLDMNGYTNGDFSNPHLQYQERDMPVGYNRKQAYNGVPVWNYPQISPQVSSPSYEPVFDPYDPFVRGVPRQQSVPRSISKAERAPVNTRRLSERYHRTRPSSQYEPYTDTYKRTTYF; encoded by the coding sequence ATGCCTTCTAAAAGAGAGAAACAGCGTCGTAAGACATCGTTCAAGACATTTGGAGCATTCCTAACGTCCCACATGATGCGGAAATTTACTcggaaaaaatacaaaaagtccGCTGTCGATAATGACGCACTTGAAGCCGGATTTATTGATCATAACAGTCATCATAGGTCAGATGGAAATCTTCCTCAAAATGGAAATACAAATGGacagaataatttaaaaaataatgggaTTCCAAGCGAAACTGTGTCTTTGAGTGGTAAAGGAGCTTACTCTACTTCATTGAATGGTACTTTTGCGCCACCTGGTGTATGCGGACTCGCTAATCACGGGTCTACATGTTATATCAATGCTATTGTGCAGTGTTTAAGCAACACTGACTTGATAGCTGAATACTTTGTTATGGGACAATACAGAGCGGATTTAAAAAACGCTCGGAAAGAGCGAAGTAAAAAGTACGGTACGAATGGCGAACTTGCGGACCAATTAGCTCTTCTTATAAAAAGTTTATGGATGAATAATTATGATGTTTCCATGACGAAAGGGCTGAAAGATATAATGTGCAAGTATGCTTCGCAATACAAAGGCTGCTACCAACATGATTCTCAAGAGTTTCTTTTATGGCTTTTTGATAAAGTCCACGAGGATTTGAACATACAGCCTGTGAAAAAGGCGTTTTCTTTATCCCGTGCATCGTTTCGACGGAAAAAGAAAGTTGCTGATCCTGCAAAGATGAGCGCAGAAGCAAAAGACATTCAAGCTCAATTAGATATTGTGCCGACTAGTTTTGTTCAGAAAGTTTTTCAAGCTCATTTTCGGTCGACATTGACATGTCCGAATTGTAAACGTCAGAGTCACACAAACGATCCTTTTTTGTGTGTTTCGTTGCCGATAACTCAGAGAACAACTCGAGCCATTTACGTTAACGTAGCGTACTTAAATAGATCGAAAAGGAAAGGCGAAGGGAGGAAAAAGCATCATGCTTCACCGAGGATTGTGCAACAAATCGCTGTTGCAGTTGCTTTGGATGGAAAAGTGCTTCAGTTACGACAACTCGTCGCTGCAGAATGTGGAATTCATTCAAGATTGCTGACATTTGTCGAATACGGGGAAGATGGGTTTGGACAGTCGTATGGTGATGATATGCTAGTCAGTAAAATACCTCAAGTTTCCCACACAGTGTCTAAATTGTACGCATTGGAAATGCCGGCGCCAATGAAAATGACAGCTGGGACTTTGCCGAGAAATTTCGCTAGTCGACATAAAAAACGTGCTAGTTTTGGAGACGGAGTCAGCATAACGAAAGATGTGCTTACATCCCCAGATGGCGCTACTGCATTGCCGAAAAATGTGGTCATCGTTttagtgaataaaaaaattgatggaaagAATTCGAAAGTATTTGGACGTCCACTGATTTTCCATGTTTCAAAAGATGTTTTAAACGAAGATTTACGCTCTTTAATCATCACAAAACTGTCAGAATTCACTAAAAAAGGGGTGAATACAGAAAAGATATTATCGGTAATGAAACTACATGTAGTTGACGGTCTCCCGAATAAGTCTTTAATCTCACAGAAGTCTCAGCAGCCATTGTTGACCCCCACAGCAGAAACTGCACTTCAAAACTGCCCAGCTGGTGGTCCATTACATATAAAACTCATTGCAGAATGGGAAAAAGATGATTATTGCacaatatttgaagatattgcGCAAGATACGATTGAGGAGCAAGAAAGTGTGCGATTACAAAGGCTGATCCATCAACAACCTGTAACTTGTACTTTGCAAGAATGTTTTGATTTACTTACAAAACCAGAAGAGTTAGGAATAGAGGATTCCTGGGATTGCCCACACTGCCATAAAGCTAAACAAGGGACAGTCAAAAAACTAAGTCTATATACTTTACCAGATGTTCTTATCGTGCATTTAAAACGTTTTCAAGCCGTTAACGACAAAAGGAATAAGTTGAATACGAGAGTTGATTTTCCTATAATGGGACTCGATATGTCTCCGTACTTATTAGAATCCTCAAGGCCTAAAACTCATCAAAATGGCGGTGCTGGGCATCGCTTAAATGGACTTCGTAACCATCATGTCAAAAACGAAGAATGCCTGTACGATTTATACGCGGTTTGCAACCATTTCGGCAACTTGAATTCTGGGCATTATACAGCAAGTTGCTTGAATCCGTTAGATGGGCAATGGTATAATTTCGACGACCGCAAAACTGAAGTTGTCTCAGAAGAGAACTTATCACAACAGTCGGTTTATATTCTATTCTATCAGCGGCGCTCAATCAACCCGTCTGCTCCTTGCGCTGGTGGATCTGTCAGTTCTCTTGCTACATCAGACCACTGGGCTTTGAGCTTACAACAACCTACAAGACAAAAAGCCAGTTCGCAGAGTCGTCTTAACGAATATGCAGTCAATAGCCCGATGAAAAGCCAAACTGTGTTGCCAGTATCTAATGGTATCAAAAAGCATCACAGCCAAAAGGTAATAAAAGAAGTTCAGGGTTCAAAAATGCCTAATGGACATGCAAGCTCATCTGTACATAAAGATAAAGAGGGGGTTGAAAAAACATCCTATAGTCCGAAGTCACCTAGTGGAGAGAATCGAATGAGTCCGAATCTATCAAACGGGGCGATCCACAGCAGCCCAAAATCGCCAAATGGGGGGTTAAAAATATCAaacgaaaataataattctaaCCGCAGAGTTGAATATTCCCAACAGGCTCCAAAATCCTCGTATCGAGACGCTCCAAAGCTGCACCCTAGTGGCAGAAGATACTCCGGAGGGTACGACTTGTATCGCAAAGAGAAGGAGCTTTTGATGGGAAGTAGACGAAATGAGAAAGAAAGAAACAGTATTAAAAATCGGCAGTATTTTTCACCCCAGTTAGATCAACGGCATTTGGACATGAATGGATATACGAACGGAGATTTTTCAAATCCTCATTTACAATATCAGGAAAGGGATATGCCCGTTGGATATAACCGAAAACAAGCATACAATGGGGTTCCAGTTTGGAATTACCCTCAAATATCACCCCAAGTGTCTTCTCCGAGTTATGAACCTGTTTTTGACCCCTATGATCCTTTTGTTCGGGGCGTACCGAGGCAACAATCAGTGCCGAGGTCGATATCGAAAGCGGAAAGGGCTCCTGTAAATACAAGACGGTTATCGGAGAGGTATCATAGGACTAGGCCATCAAGTCAGTATGAACCTTACACTGATACTTATAAAAGGACAACTTACTTTTGA